Proteins from one Nitrososphaerales archaeon genomic window:
- a CDS encoding DUF4405 domain-containing protein: MILLRAWLFYLMTTLSLISLVTGIFLYLWPHGPRSGRLLFLGFDRFTWSEWHTYASLLALIIVIIHIIFNRRLVKQYIKWTIESSHQ, encoded by the coding sequence ATGATTCTCTTAAGAGCCTGGCTCTTCTACTTGATGACGACGTTATCTCTCATAAGTCTAGTAACGGGTATATTTTTATACCTATGGCCTCACGGACCACGTAGTGGAAGGTTATTATTCCTCGGTTTCGATAGATTCACATGGAGTGAATGGCATACCTATGCTTCATTACTCGCTCTAATAATCGTTATAATTCACATAATTTTCAACCGGAGATTGGTAAAGCAATATATAAAATGGACTATAGAGAGCTCGCACCAATAG
- a CDS encoding ArsR family transcriptional regulator produces MSTTELDRLLTVVQNPIRREIIRRLSQEPSYPLEISEDLGIYQPLVSKHLKVMEEAEVVEAKTESSPYGPDRKMYYLAKAVSLTVDFSPDLYNVSVSSLQRVTLPKSIGEFKDRLDHLTSEYHTLDQFADLIADLDRRIAELEKERAALLHLRSLAMRAAKESIKGKPISFIERMIAYHILNKNERTVREISKSLNIKEDVVKRVLDQLVKRSIIRPF; encoded by the coding sequence ATATCCACGACCGAGCTCGATCGATTACTAACGGTCGTACAGAACCCTATAAGGAGAGAAATCATTCGAAGGTTGAGCCAGGAGCCTAGCTACCCACTTGAAATTTCAGAGGATCTCGGGATATATCAACCGCTCGTCTCAAAGCACCTTAAAGTGATGGAAGAAGCGGAGGTCGTGGAGGCTAAAACGGAGTCAAGCCCTTATGGGCCTGACAGAAAGATGTACTACCTTGCAAAGGCAGTATCATTAACGGTCGATTTTTCACCAGACCTTTACAACGTAAGTGTATCATCATTACAACGTGTCACCCTACCCAAGTCTATAGGAGAATTCAAAGACCGCCTCGACCATCTTACCAGCGAATACCATACGTTAGATCAATTTGCAGACCTGATCGCCGATCTGGATAGGAGGATCGCTGAATTGGAGAAAGAGAGGGCTGCGCTACTTCACCTCAGAAGTCTAGCCATGCGTGCAGCGAAGGAGAGTATCAAAGGCAAGCCGATATCCTTCATAGAGAGGATGATCGCCTATCATATCTTAAATAAGAATGAACGGACCGTTAGAGAGATTTCGAAGAGCCTCAACATAAAGGAGGATGTGGTGAAGCGCGTACTCGATCAACTTGTGAAGAGATCGATCATTCGGCCATTTTGA
- a CDS encoding thermosome subunit — protein sequence MSATAIPAITSTGQPILILKEGSSQMRGREAQRNNIMAAKLIAEIVRTSLGPRGMDKMLVDTLGDVTITNDGATILKEIDVQHPAAKMLVEVAKATDNEVGDGTTSAVVLAGALLEKAEELLAKDVHPTIIVDGYRKAANKALEALRSFAEKIDPEDKNMLIKVAKTSMASKLVSKEAEELATLVVDAILTVAEKQDGAYKVDID from the coding sequence ATGTCCGCAACAGCTATTCCTGCAATTACCTCAACTGGCCAACCTATACTGATACTGAAGGAAGGAAGCAGCCAGATGAGAGGAAGAGAGGCGCAGAGGAATAACATCATGGCAGCGAAGTTGATAGCGGAGATCGTCCGCACATCTCTTGGTCCAAGGGGAATGGACAAGATGCTCGTCGACACACTCGGCGATGTAACGATCACGAACGATGGTGCCACGATACTGAAGGAGATCGATGTGCAGCACCCGGCGGCGAAGATGCTCGTAGAGGTTGCGAAGGCTACCGATAATGAAGTTGGTGATGGTACAACATCGGCAGTCGTGCTTGCTGGTGCACTGCTCGAGAAGGCTGAAGAGCTGCTCGCCAAGGATGTGCATCCGACGATCATAGTCGATGGCTACAGGAAGGCTGCCAATAAGGCACTTGAGGCCCTTCGAAGCTTTGCGGAGAAGATCGATCCTGAAGATAAGAATATGCTCATCAAGGTAGCGAAGACGAGTATGGCGAGTAAACTCGTTTCCAAAGAGGCTGAAGAGCTTGCAACCCTCGTCGTAGATGCGATTCTTACGGTCGCTGAGAAGCAAGACGGAGCATATAAGGTAGATATCGATA